A region of Culicoides brevitarsis isolate CSIRO-B50_1 chromosome 1, AGI_CSIRO_Cbre_v1, whole genome shotgun sequence DNA encodes the following proteins:
- the LOC134837340 gene encoding sialin-like produces MSEIKSETPAVDPNWWKVWRNRRYILAIMAFLGMFNMYSCRVNMGVAIVAMTKSEFSWSPKEKGAILGAFYYGYAVTQVLGGLLTRRMPPHIVFGIGTVVPGILTLFTPLIAESAPFWVLIASRVVMGLFQGVAVPCLLAFWTIWGPVLERARLHGIAISGAFVGIVIILPLSGYVGQYYGWQWIFYVTGTICVIWFVLWIFIIKKSPQEDRWISDFELKYIAATVGESTSNKSIPWRYILTSPPVWAVSLAGMAWGYGYVTVLFQLPQYLSDIMDYQISKNGLLSALPYLTMTIMLLIAGYTADKLLIHKVLTVTQTRKTFICVSMTIQSAFILAATYIVDPTFNIICITFGIGFGAVTYSGIGVNYIDIAPAFSSIIGGFGNTFTTISGILSPLLTGFVVHSKKDDPQSLANEWRIVFLATASIYLFGAILYFFIGSAEVQPWATEDKPSSVMEMKSNGRYKTRRDTGYVNPALEDENVKSYKA; encoded by the exons ATGAGCGAAATCAAAAGTGAAACTCCCGCCGTCGATCCAAACTGGTGGAAAGTATGGCGAAATCGTCGATACATTCTCGCAATTATGGCATTTTTGGGCATGTTCAACATGTACTCGTGTCGCGTCAACATGGGAGTAGCTATCGTTGCAATGACCAAATCTGAGTTTTCTTGGTCTCCAAAGGAAAAAGGAGCAATATTGGGTGCCTTTTATTACGGCTATGCTGTGACGCAAGTACTTGGCGGATTGCTAACTCGTCGAATGCCGCCTCACATTGTTTTTGGAATAGGAACTGTTGTTCCAggaattttaactttatttacgcCCCTCATTGCCGAAAGTGCCCCATTTTGGGTTTTGATTGCAAGTCGCGTCGTTATGGGACTCTTTCAAGGTGTCGCTGTGCCATGTCTCTTGGCATTTTGGACAATATGGGGTCCAGTGTTGGAAAGAGCTCGATTGCATGGCATCGCTATATCGGGTGCTTTTGTTGGAATTGTCATAATTTTACCACTTTCGGGTTACGTAGGGCAATATTACGGTTGGCAATGGATTTTCTACGTAACTGGAACAATTTGTGTCATTTGGTTcgttttgtggatttttatcatcaaaaagaGTCCACAAGAGGATCGATGGATATCggattttgaattgaaatatatCGCAGCGACCGTTGGAGAATCTACAAGTAACAAAAGTATCCCATGGCGATACATTTTAACATCGCCTCCCGTATGGGCTGTATCTCTAGCTGGCATGGCATGGGGATATGGTTACGTTACGGTACTTTTCCAACTTCCGCAATACTTGTCCGACATAATGGACTAtcaaattagcaaaaatggaCTTTTATCAGCTTTGCCCTATCTGACGATGACAATAATGCTCCTGATTGCTGGTTACACGGCAGATAAGCTGCTCATTCATAAGGTTTTAACAGTCACTCAAACACGAAAAACGTTCATTTGTGTCTCGATGACGATTCAATCAGCATTTATCCTTGCGGCAACATACATTGTTGATCCTACGTTCAATATTATTTGCATCACATTCGGAATTGGTTTTGGAGCTGTCACATATTCTGGCATCGGAGTCAATTATATTGACATTGCGCCAGCTTTTTCTTCCATCATCGGGGGATTTGGGAACACATTCACCACAATTTCAGGAATTTTGAGTCCTTTGCTGACAGGATTTGTTGttcat agtaaAAAAGATGATCCTCAATCCCTTGCCAATGAATGGCGCATCGTATTTTTAGCAACTGCCTCCATTTATTTGTTCGGCGCAATTTTGTATTTCTTCATTGGATCAGCAGAAGTCCAGCCTTGGGCAACGGAAGACAAACCATCATCTGTTATGGAGATGAAATCCAATGGTCGGTATAAAACTAGACGAGATACAGGATACGTAAATCCAGCTCTAGaagatgaaaatgtaaaaagttataaagcttga